The genomic stretch GGCTTAACTTCGAAGACATCGATGCGCCTTTGATTGTCGCGTTCCTCGATGAACTCGAGAAGCACCAGGGTGTCAGCGTTCGCACTCGCAATCTACGCCTCGCGGCAATTCATTCCTTCTTTCACTACGCAGCCCTCGAAACTCCGACTCATTCGGCGCAGATCCAGCGGGTGCTTGCTATCCCTAGCAAACGCTTCACGCGTACACTGGTCCACTTTTTGACGCGCCCTGAAGTCGACGCCTTGCTAGCCGCGCCTGATCAAGGCACCTGGTCTGGTCGGCGCGATCACGCCTTTATGTTGGTCGCCGTACAGACCGGCCTTCGCCTGTCCGAGATGACCGGTCTCAAACGTGAGGACCTGATCCTTGGCGCAGGCGCTCACGTGCGGGTGATCGGGAAAGGTCGGAGAGAGCGCTGTACACCCATCGCGAGATCCACACGCGCCGTACTGAAAGCGTGGTTGCGAGAACCACAACGTGGTGATGGCACGGTTCTGTTTCCCAGCGCGCGGGGTGAACGCCTCAGCGTCCATGGTGTGCAGTACCTGCTAAACAAGCACCGCAAGACCGCCTGTGAAGTCTGCCCGTCGTTGAAGCAAAAGCGGGTCACCGTCCACTGTTTGAGACACACCATGGCCATGGACCTTCTGCAACAAGGCGTTCGTCGCTCGGTCATCGCGTTGTGGCTCGGGCATGAATCGGTTGCGACAACGGAGATCTATATCGAAGCGACCCTTGCGATGAAAGAACAGGCCCTTGAGAAGGCAACTCCGCGACACGGCAAGCCTGGACGCTTCAAGCCGACAGACGAGCTTCTCGACTTTCTGAGCAGTCTTTAGCGGCCTGAAATTATGTCGGGTAATAACTTGGGCACGTCTGGCACATCTGCTTTCGACACGCACCGTTCGGGTAGATCGTCGAAGTTCAATCGTGCCGCCCGACATAATTCGGAAGGGCATATAGTGCCTCACGGCGTGCGGCGACACAGCGCCGAGCTGAAGATCCGTGCCTCGCGCCATTGCATCCCGCGCGGCCAGGTGAAGACGCTGGGCTACGTTCGCTCGGGTCATATGCCGGCCGTCGCGCGTGGGCAACAGCGGAGCATCCGCGCTGGGTTCGCCGTTCGTGCGCAACCAAGCGCGGACCTCCCGAGCGGTCGTCTTCCACAGTGGCACCGATCGCTGCTTGCGACCCTTGCCGTGCAGGTGCACGCAAGAACTCTCGCCAAGAACCACGTCACCGACGCGCATGCCAACAATCTCCGACACGCGTGCCCCCGTGTTGTACAGCATGGCAAGGAGCAGCCGATCGCGCTGGCCAAGCCATGAAGTCGCCGGCACGTCGATGATGGCCAGCATCTGATCACGAGTGAGGTATCCGAGCATCGGCCGCTCATAGCGTTTCATGGGCACGGCTAGCGCTTGTTCGACCAGGTGCATGCTTGTAACATCGCGCCTCGCGGCGAACCGCAAGAATGACCGGATCGCGGCCAGGCGAATGTTACGGCTGCGCACGCAGTTGCCGCGCTCTTGCTCTAGGTGATCGAGAAACTCGGCGATCAGGCGGTGGTTCAGGTCGGCCAGTTGCAACGTCGTAGGCGGCTTACCCAGGCGTGCCTCGGCAAATGCCAGGAGTAAGGTAAACGAGTCCC from Paraburkholderia phytofirmans OLGA172 encodes the following:
- a CDS encoding site-specific integrase, which gives rise to MTTSATFAPLLELFFTQRLMQQRQASPYTITSYRDTFRQLLKFVQQRLHKPPSRLNFEDIDAPLIVAFLDELEKHQGVSVRTRNLRLAAIHSFFHYAALETPTHSAQIQRVLAIPSKRFTRTLVHFLTRPEVDALLAAPDQGTWSGRRDHAFMLVAVQTGLRLSEMTGLKREDLILGAGAHVRVIGKGRRERCTPIARSTRAVLKAWLREPQRGDGTVLFPSARGERLSVHGVQYLLNKHRKTACEVCPSLKQKRVTVHCLRHTMAMDLLQQGVRRSVIALWLGHESVATTEIYIEATLAMKEQALEKATPRHGKPGRFKPTDELLDFLSSL